One segment of Anastrepha obliqua isolate idAnaObli1 chromosome 3, idAnaObli1_1.0, whole genome shotgun sequence DNA contains the following:
- the LOC129241742 gene encoding folliculin-interacting protein 1 isoform X2 produces MRSFILRNNQFPFDGRQVRVLLYRECDKTGRKLLFDSNALQKVPLKETNGNVDRSGSGRFTRLSEYTTNNRNRNGNTSSGKSQAYKTHSINSFIEVCEEYGYKHIQPNPAEFTSIGEMVFGASAISFRGTAFKVHWLQQPPRILCSQVFLSPVHPSNGHSPYSTISTNSLATPRTSISSEHGSIDGFSLSSFSMLGYSMNSGRQLSLTPSDRSSFMTTPLDVPDQQTSSTASDGGRAESGLRFSSTYSNATDSGYDGMSRSQMSSDQWSASYQYSTRSSLGSVMSEQMDLLQKFSIESAYFAHAGSFDDDTSDGSLQRRISRNLRTSFENEHAINDLIGFISDNYPATTTANCGGSEGGSMGVPNYRRASYSANESRSNPEIGRRRDTLSSGGGKALQRRAKLGLAVCITMSESFEEEMELFCSEHIALLESMLGRLRACTERAYINHKEFYQIMFQAWLETQQWFSDLFTAPRIKCPIWLSITTSGNKYSKSVAEKFMKELCWLLSFADTKDTNFFISTMLTAILTHHLGWVSTISAFNSTTSLAESSTAAIEQRAKLLQVSQKHPYNALWAQMGDLYGAIGLPPRLTRTIIYGTEKLAVERLLNILTYFIRCGEVRRSAKREDFSKESINSLVQQRKNEVLKKSSSGAFLKKAAFGSNMTIDSISGSGLKRTKTCKVNLNTITDSGELSDDVVGEEEKSSDEEEMDGAQVVRTLKKNEIPNVLAFRDSRFVQQELRIGNYLMDTGIEKKSLVQFAKSNNINNKSSVEKGGRIRVLVTTPDNEEMPIEDESSLGGGSTSEEGAVEAIEIDSDSERNLTYAYAGAVYSGKRHFFWQVVKEGLSLSQLQREEKLNDETDERECGQLQRQPDVDGAISNLSLSDLITQNSMGKSDRMTWGIEPRRENVSLEEQIHFDNCQRKHEHGSGGVVFMLGENEPLVNLKRSNEDLTTVADKQAAKIENADDSSTQQLCPLHQRTHGPTSKRHSGVKFNFEQFPQIATNYMKSKNLVLSNYDLLMDKSAKFEAQNGVPTLESLTSESSASASTANASTTTISSTECMVCNSILNSYQTPSNATELEFETDEIRSPYSPQSVSKIIKGTTAPDVSTSSRTLQSVSSAASIDTLKSSSALNFTEVDACERIAVTSPSPPPRQKTYNANMRKACSHRGSISSVAAKCAALNEAIHLLKLPVPAIKEIPQEDEPSTGDGMKLRAGFVPSLFLSVSDHYVSDMVLQGTCAPPDKWQTSLREDLALSARAASLISLPAENVAIVANMEKWDVRLISSQLQHFPYAGEQSTPVGMSQLVSSMLETVHAMNSAGIPAYECLAFLESKMQEIYLQSESLAAFLLETEFCQLSTVTTALNLSENDVPLLLSIASVHTPQIAKKCGISFR; encoded by the exons ATGCGTTCCTTTATTTTGCGTAACAA TCAATTCCCATTTGATGGCCGACAGGTGCGAGTCCTGCTCTATCGCGAATGCGACAAGACTGGCCGCAAACTGTTATTCGACTCCAATGCGCTGCAAAAAGTGCCATTGAAGGAAACAAATGGCAATGTTGACAGATCTGGAAGCGGTCGTTTTACACGCCTCAGTGAATACACAACGAACAATCGCAACCGGAATGGGAATACAAGTAGTGGTAAATCTCAAGCATATAAGACACATTCCATTAATAGTTTCATCGAAGTTTGTGAAGAGTATGGTTATAAG CATATCCAACCAAACCCTGCAGAATTCACCAGTATCGGCGAAATGGTATTTGGTGCCTCGGCCATCTCATTTCGCGGTACCGCATTCAAAGTGCATTGGTTGCAACAGCCACCTCGTATATTATGTTCACAAGTTTTTCTCTCACCTGTACATCCGAGCAATGGACATTCGCCATACTCCACGATTTCCACAAATAGTCTGGCTACACCACGAACTTCCATCTCCAGCGAACATGGCTCAATTGATGGATTTTCGTTGAGTTCTTTTTCGATGCTAGGCTATTCAATGAATTCTGGCCGACAGTTAAGTCTGACTCCTAGTGATCGCAGTAGCTTTATGACCACACCACTCGATGTACCAGATCAACAGACGTCGTCAACTGCTTCCGATGGTGGGCGGGCGGAAAGTGGACTGCGTTTTTCCTCAACTTACAGTAATGCCACCGATTCGGGATACGATGGCATGAGTCGCAGTCAAATGTCCAGCGATCAATGGTCGGCGTCCTATCAATACTCCACACGCAGCAGTCTCGGTTCTGTGATGTCCGAGCAAATGGACCTGCTCCAGAAGTTCAGCATTGAATCAGCATATTTTGCACATGCAGGCTCATTTGACGATGATACCAGCGATGGTAGTCTGCAGCGGCGCATTTCCCGCAATCTTCGCACTTCGTTTGAGAACGAGCATGCAATTAATGATTTAATTGGATTCATCAGTGACAACTATCCAGCAACGACCACGGCCAATTGTGGCGGGAGCGAGGGTGGAAGCATGGGTGTGCCGAATTACAGACGTGCCAGTTACAGTGCGAATGAATCGCGAAGCAACCCAGAAATCGGCCGGCGTCGGGATACGCTGTCGAGTGGCGGTGGTAAAGCACTACAGCGGCGCGCCAAGCTGGGCTTGGCGGTGTGCATTACTATGAGCGAGTCTTTTGAAGAGGAGATGGAGTTGTTTTGCAGCGAGCACATAGCTTTACTGGAATCGATGTTGGGACGTTTGCGCGCTTGCACTGAACGAGCGTACATTAATCATAAAGAATTTTATCAG ATAATGTTCCAAGCATGGCTAGAGACGCAACAATGGTTCAGCGACCTGTTCACTGCACCCCGCATAAAGTGCCCTATCTGGCTCAGTATTACTACAAGTGGCAACAAATACTCAAAAAGTGTTGCAGAGAAATTCATGAAGGAGCTTTGCTGGTTGCTTTCATTTGCCGACACCAAAGATACTAATTT TTTTATCAGCACAATGCTGACAGCTATTCTGACACATCATTTGGGTTGGGTTTCTACTATCTCTGCATTTAACTCAACTACTTCTCTTGCGGAATCGTCTACTGCAGCGATCGAACAGCGCGCCAAACTTCTACAGGTCTCGCAGAAGCATCCTTACAATGCTCTGTGGGCTCAAATGGGTGACCTCTATGGCGCAATAGGGCTGCCACCACGACTTACTCGGACAATTATTTATGGTACAGAAAAATTAGCTGTGGAAAGGCTACTTAATATACTTACTTATTTCATTCGTTGCGGAGAAGTGCGACGTTCTGCAAAGCGGGAAGACTTCAGTAAAGAATCAATTAATTCACTGGTTCAGCAGcgaaaaaatgaagtattaaaaaaatctagcaGCGGTGCATTTTTGAAAAAGGCTGCTTTTGGTAGTAACATGACGATCGACTCCATTAGTGGAAGCGGGTTAAAACGCACAAAGACTTGTAAAGTAAATTTGAACACCATAACAGATAGTGGGGAACTATCTGATGATGTTGTGGGAGAAGAAGAGAAAAGCAGTGATGAAGAAGAAATGGATGGTGCCCAAGTAGTTCGtacgttaaaaaaaaacgaaattccaAATGTACTGGCATTCAGAGATTCTCGTTTCGTGCAACAGGAGTTGCGTATTGGTAACTACCTAATGGACACAGGCATTGAAAAGAAATCGTTAGTACAATTCGCGAAATCCAATAATATCAACAACAAATCGTCTGTTGAGAAAGGAGGACGAATACGCGTTCTGGTCACCACTCCTGATAATGAAGAGATGCCAATAGAAGACGAAAGTTCATTGGGCGGTGGGAGTACAAGTGAAGAAGGTGCAGTAGAAGCGATAGAAATTGATTCTGATAGTGAAAGAAATCTTACTTATGCATATGCGGGTGCAGTCTATTCAGGAAAGAGACACTTTTTTTGGCAAGTTGTGAAAGAAGGTCTTAGCCTTAGTCAACTGCAACGTGAAGAGAAGTTAAATGATGAGACTGATGAGCGTGAATGCGGTCAATTGCAGCGACAACCTGACGTTGATGGGGCGATATCAAATCTATCGCTTTCGGATCTGATTACGCAGAACAGTATGGGAAAGAGTGACCGCATGACTTGGGGTATAGAACCACGGCGTGAAAATGTTAGTCTGGAGGAGCAGATTCACTTTGACAATTGTCAGAGGAAACATGAGCACGGTAGCGGGGGAGTAGTATTTATGTTAGGTGAAAATGAGCCGCTCGTCAATCTTAAGAGGAGCAACGAAGATCTCACTACAGTGGCTGACAAACAAGCggcaaaaatagaaaatgctGATGACAGTAGTACACAACAGCTTTGCCCGCTACATCAACGCACACACGGACCAACATCAAAACGGCATTCTGGTGTAAAATTCAACTTTGAACAATTCCCTCAAATTGCCACTAACTACATGAAgagcaaaaatttggtattatCCAACTATGACTTGTTGATGGACAAGAGTGCAAAATTCGAAGCACAGAACGGGGTTCCAACTTTAGAAAGTCTAACTTCAGAGTCTTCTGCATCTGCTTCGACAGCTAACGCCAGCACTACAACGATTAGTTCTACGGAGTGCATGGTATGCAACAGCATACTGAACTCCTATCAAACCCCTTCCAACGCAACTGAATTGGAATTCGAAACAGACGAAATACGCTCACCGTATTCCCCGCAATCTGTAAGTAAGATTATAAAAGGAACAACGGCACCCGATGTCTCGACTAGTTCACGTACCCTACAGTCTGTCAGCTCAGCTGCTTCGATTGATACACTGAAATCTTCATCTGCACTTAATTTTACTGAAGTGGATGCCTGTGAGCGAATAGCAGTAACTTCGCCTTCTCCTCCACCTCGGCAGAAGACTTACAATGCAAACATGCGCAAAGCTTGCTCGCATCGCGGTTCTATCTCATCAGTCGCGGCAAAGTGTGCGGCTCTCAATGAGGCAATACATTTGTTGAAACTACCAGTGCccgcaataaaagaaataccaCAAGAGGATGAACCAAGTACGGGAGATGGTATGAAGCTGCGCGCCGGTTTCGTGCCCTCGCTTTTTCTTAGTGTCAGCGATCACTACGTATCTGATATGGTATTACAG GGTACTTGTGCACCACCAGACAAATGGCAAACGTCACTGCGCGAGGATTTGGCTTTGTCGGCACGTGCTGCATCCCTTATTTCATTACCCGCTGAGAATGTGGCAATTGTAGCAAACATGGAAAAGTGGGATGTGCGATTGATCTCATCACAGCTGCAACATTTCCCATACGCGGGCGAACAAAGTACGCCAGTAGGGATGTCACAATTGGTTTCCAGCATGTTGGAAACCGTTCATGCCATGAACAGCGCTGGTATTCCAGCCTATGAG tgtttggCCTTTCTTGAATCAAAGATGCAAGAAATCTACCTGCAATCAGAATCGTTGGCGGCTTTCCTGCTCGAAACAGAATTTTGCCAATTAAGCACTGTGACAACTGCACTAAATCTTAGTGAAAATGATGTACCGTTATTATTATCAATTGCCTCGGTACATACACCTCAAATCGCTAAAAAATGTGGGATTAGCTTTAGATGA
- the LOC129241742 gene encoding folliculin-interacting protein 1 isoform X1 — protein sequence MQHWSYHIMALLNKLFFPTPSTSSMSTTASTSAPASTLRKVSSTQGKTLDQEHSRNPEIISSGVTATASRWAQNNHQPVHSKNYLSQFPFDGRQVRVLLYRECDKTGRKLLFDSNALQKVPLKETNGNVDRSGSGRFTRLSEYTTNNRNRNGNTSSGKSQAYKTHSINSFIEVCEEYGYKHIQPNPAEFTSIGEMVFGASAISFRGTAFKVHWLQQPPRILCSQVFLSPVHPSNGHSPYSTISTNSLATPRTSISSEHGSIDGFSLSSFSMLGYSMNSGRQLSLTPSDRSSFMTTPLDVPDQQTSSTASDGGRAESGLRFSSTYSNATDSGYDGMSRSQMSSDQWSASYQYSTRSSLGSVMSEQMDLLQKFSIESAYFAHAGSFDDDTSDGSLQRRISRNLRTSFENEHAINDLIGFISDNYPATTTANCGGSEGGSMGVPNYRRASYSANESRSNPEIGRRRDTLSSGGGKALQRRAKLGLAVCITMSESFEEEMELFCSEHIALLESMLGRLRACTERAYINHKEFYQIMFQAWLETQQWFSDLFTAPRIKCPIWLSITTSGNKYSKSVAEKFMKELCWLLSFADTKDTNFFISTMLTAILTHHLGWVSTISAFNSTTSLAESSTAAIEQRAKLLQVSQKHPYNALWAQMGDLYGAIGLPPRLTRTIIYGTEKLAVERLLNILTYFIRCGEVRRSAKREDFSKESINSLVQQRKNEVLKKSSSGAFLKKAAFGSNMTIDSISGSGLKRTKTCKVNLNTITDSGELSDDVVGEEEKSSDEEEMDGAQVVRTLKKNEIPNVLAFRDSRFVQQELRIGNYLMDTGIEKKSLVQFAKSNNINNKSSVEKGGRIRVLVTTPDNEEMPIEDESSLGGGSTSEEGAVEAIEIDSDSERNLTYAYAGAVYSGKRHFFWQVVKEGLSLSQLQREEKLNDETDERECGQLQRQPDVDGAISNLSLSDLITQNSMGKSDRMTWGIEPRRENVSLEEQIHFDNCQRKHEHGSGGVVFMLGENEPLVNLKRSNEDLTTVADKQAAKIENADDSSTQQLCPLHQRTHGPTSKRHSGVKFNFEQFPQIATNYMKSKNLVLSNYDLLMDKSAKFEAQNGVPTLESLTSESSASASTANASTTTISSTECMVCNSILNSYQTPSNATELEFETDEIRSPYSPQSVSKIIKGTTAPDVSTSSRTLQSVSSAASIDTLKSSSALNFTEVDACERIAVTSPSPPPRQKTYNANMRKACSHRGSISSVAAKCAALNEAIHLLKLPVPAIKEIPQEDEPSTGDGMKLRAGFVPSLFLSVSDHYVSDMVLQGTCAPPDKWQTSLREDLALSARAASLISLPAENVAIVANMEKWDVRLISSQLQHFPYAGEQSTPVGMSQLVSSMLETVHAMNSAGIPAYECLAFLESKMQEIYLQSESLAAFLLETEFCQLSTVTTALNLSENDVPLLLSIASVHTPQIAKKCGISFR from the exons TCAATTCCCATTTGATGGCCGACAGGTGCGAGTCCTGCTCTATCGCGAATGCGACAAGACTGGCCGCAAACTGTTATTCGACTCCAATGCGCTGCAAAAAGTGCCATTGAAGGAAACAAATGGCAATGTTGACAGATCTGGAAGCGGTCGTTTTACACGCCTCAGTGAATACACAACGAACAATCGCAACCGGAATGGGAATACAAGTAGTGGTAAATCTCAAGCATATAAGACACATTCCATTAATAGTTTCATCGAAGTTTGTGAAGAGTATGGTTATAAG CATATCCAACCAAACCCTGCAGAATTCACCAGTATCGGCGAAATGGTATTTGGTGCCTCGGCCATCTCATTTCGCGGTACCGCATTCAAAGTGCATTGGTTGCAACAGCCACCTCGTATATTATGTTCACAAGTTTTTCTCTCACCTGTACATCCGAGCAATGGACATTCGCCATACTCCACGATTTCCACAAATAGTCTGGCTACACCACGAACTTCCATCTCCAGCGAACATGGCTCAATTGATGGATTTTCGTTGAGTTCTTTTTCGATGCTAGGCTATTCAATGAATTCTGGCCGACAGTTAAGTCTGACTCCTAGTGATCGCAGTAGCTTTATGACCACACCACTCGATGTACCAGATCAACAGACGTCGTCAACTGCTTCCGATGGTGGGCGGGCGGAAAGTGGACTGCGTTTTTCCTCAACTTACAGTAATGCCACCGATTCGGGATACGATGGCATGAGTCGCAGTCAAATGTCCAGCGATCAATGGTCGGCGTCCTATCAATACTCCACACGCAGCAGTCTCGGTTCTGTGATGTCCGAGCAAATGGACCTGCTCCAGAAGTTCAGCATTGAATCAGCATATTTTGCACATGCAGGCTCATTTGACGATGATACCAGCGATGGTAGTCTGCAGCGGCGCATTTCCCGCAATCTTCGCACTTCGTTTGAGAACGAGCATGCAATTAATGATTTAATTGGATTCATCAGTGACAACTATCCAGCAACGACCACGGCCAATTGTGGCGGGAGCGAGGGTGGAAGCATGGGTGTGCCGAATTACAGACGTGCCAGTTACAGTGCGAATGAATCGCGAAGCAACCCAGAAATCGGCCGGCGTCGGGATACGCTGTCGAGTGGCGGTGGTAAAGCACTACAGCGGCGCGCCAAGCTGGGCTTGGCGGTGTGCATTACTATGAGCGAGTCTTTTGAAGAGGAGATGGAGTTGTTTTGCAGCGAGCACATAGCTTTACTGGAATCGATGTTGGGACGTTTGCGCGCTTGCACTGAACGAGCGTACATTAATCATAAAGAATTTTATCAG ATAATGTTCCAAGCATGGCTAGAGACGCAACAATGGTTCAGCGACCTGTTCACTGCACCCCGCATAAAGTGCCCTATCTGGCTCAGTATTACTACAAGTGGCAACAAATACTCAAAAAGTGTTGCAGAGAAATTCATGAAGGAGCTTTGCTGGTTGCTTTCATTTGCCGACACCAAAGATACTAATTT TTTTATCAGCACAATGCTGACAGCTATTCTGACACATCATTTGGGTTGGGTTTCTACTATCTCTGCATTTAACTCAACTACTTCTCTTGCGGAATCGTCTACTGCAGCGATCGAACAGCGCGCCAAACTTCTACAGGTCTCGCAGAAGCATCCTTACAATGCTCTGTGGGCTCAAATGGGTGACCTCTATGGCGCAATAGGGCTGCCACCACGACTTACTCGGACAATTATTTATGGTACAGAAAAATTAGCTGTGGAAAGGCTACTTAATATACTTACTTATTTCATTCGTTGCGGAGAAGTGCGACGTTCTGCAAAGCGGGAAGACTTCAGTAAAGAATCAATTAATTCACTGGTTCAGCAGcgaaaaaatgaagtattaaaaaaatctagcaGCGGTGCATTTTTGAAAAAGGCTGCTTTTGGTAGTAACATGACGATCGACTCCATTAGTGGAAGCGGGTTAAAACGCACAAAGACTTGTAAAGTAAATTTGAACACCATAACAGATAGTGGGGAACTATCTGATGATGTTGTGGGAGAAGAAGAGAAAAGCAGTGATGAAGAAGAAATGGATGGTGCCCAAGTAGTTCGtacgttaaaaaaaaacgaaattccaAATGTACTGGCATTCAGAGATTCTCGTTTCGTGCAACAGGAGTTGCGTATTGGTAACTACCTAATGGACACAGGCATTGAAAAGAAATCGTTAGTACAATTCGCGAAATCCAATAATATCAACAACAAATCGTCTGTTGAGAAAGGAGGACGAATACGCGTTCTGGTCACCACTCCTGATAATGAAGAGATGCCAATAGAAGACGAAAGTTCATTGGGCGGTGGGAGTACAAGTGAAGAAGGTGCAGTAGAAGCGATAGAAATTGATTCTGATAGTGAAAGAAATCTTACTTATGCATATGCGGGTGCAGTCTATTCAGGAAAGAGACACTTTTTTTGGCAAGTTGTGAAAGAAGGTCTTAGCCTTAGTCAACTGCAACGTGAAGAGAAGTTAAATGATGAGACTGATGAGCGTGAATGCGGTCAATTGCAGCGACAACCTGACGTTGATGGGGCGATATCAAATCTATCGCTTTCGGATCTGATTACGCAGAACAGTATGGGAAAGAGTGACCGCATGACTTGGGGTATAGAACCACGGCGTGAAAATGTTAGTCTGGAGGAGCAGATTCACTTTGACAATTGTCAGAGGAAACATGAGCACGGTAGCGGGGGAGTAGTATTTATGTTAGGTGAAAATGAGCCGCTCGTCAATCTTAAGAGGAGCAACGAAGATCTCACTACAGTGGCTGACAAACAAGCggcaaaaatagaaaatgctGATGACAGTAGTACACAACAGCTTTGCCCGCTACATCAACGCACACACGGACCAACATCAAAACGGCATTCTGGTGTAAAATTCAACTTTGAACAATTCCCTCAAATTGCCACTAACTACATGAAgagcaaaaatttggtattatCCAACTATGACTTGTTGATGGACAAGAGTGCAAAATTCGAAGCACAGAACGGGGTTCCAACTTTAGAAAGTCTAACTTCAGAGTCTTCTGCATCTGCTTCGACAGCTAACGCCAGCACTACAACGATTAGTTCTACGGAGTGCATGGTATGCAACAGCATACTGAACTCCTATCAAACCCCTTCCAACGCAACTGAATTGGAATTCGAAACAGACGAAATACGCTCACCGTATTCCCCGCAATCTGTAAGTAAGATTATAAAAGGAACAACGGCACCCGATGTCTCGACTAGTTCACGTACCCTACAGTCTGTCAGCTCAGCTGCTTCGATTGATACACTGAAATCTTCATCTGCACTTAATTTTACTGAAGTGGATGCCTGTGAGCGAATAGCAGTAACTTCGCCTTCTCCTCCACCTCGGCAGAAGACTTACAATGCAAACATGCGCAAAGCTTGCTCGCATCGCGGTTCTATCTCATCAGTCGCGGCAAAGTGTGCGGCTCTCAATGAGGCAATACATTTGTTGAAACTACCAGTGCccgcaataaaagaaataccaCAAGAGGATGAACCAAGTACGGGAGATGGTATGAAGCTGCGCGCCGGTTTCGTGCCCTCGCTTTTTCTTAGTGTCAGCGATCACTACGTATCTGATATGGTATTACAG GGTACTTGTGCACCACCAGACAAATGGCAAACGTCACTGCGCGAGGATTTGGCTTTGTCGGCACGTGCTGCATCCCTTATTTCATTACCCGCTGAGAATGTGGCAATTGTAGCAAACATGGAAAAGTGGGATGTGCGATTGATCTCATCACAGCTGCAACATTTCCCATACGCGGGCGAACAAAGTACGCCAGTAGGGATGTCACAATTGGTTTCCAGCATGTTGGAAACCGTTCATGCCATGAACAGCGCTGGTATTCCAGCCTATGAG tgtttggCCTTTCTTGAATCAAAGATGCAAGAAATCTACCTGCAATCAGAATCGTTGGCGGCTTTCCTGCTCGAAACAGAATTTTGCCAATTAAGCACTGTGACAACTGCACTAAATCTTAGTGAAAATGATGTACCGTTATTATTATCAATTGCCTCGGTACATACACCTCAAATCGCTAAAAAATGTGGGATTAGCTTTAGATGA